Proteins encoded within one genomic window of Flavobacterium gilvum:
- a CDS encoding HEAT repeat domain-containing protein, which produces MLKKSSIVISILIILFVIFRVFIVDSCSSKDTEYTETLSANNAYVGDKSCVKCHSTEHHLWKESDHYMSMLPANDSTVKGDFNDVTFTADGITSKFHKKGSKFFINTEGSDGKNHDFEIKYIFGHKPLQQYLVQFPGGRLQVPRLSWDVNKKKWFNQYAGQKIASHDWLHWTGNAQNWNTMCATCHSTNLHKNYDTKTDTYKTSYSVINVSCESCHGAGQKHLNYINGSDYKSGDKVTGSFMKLGKNSGQLEQINTCAPCHARISEISPKHIDSKEIMDNYIPQIPDTEFFHADGQVDDEDYIYTSFLQSKMYSKGVKCSNCHNPHSIKLKKIDNQTCLQCHIQKKYDTPKHTFHTIGSNGALCVNCHMPGKLYMGNDLRHDHSFRVPRPDLSVKYGTPNACSNCHKDKSEKTLADAVIKWYGPNRKYHFADDLIPGSRLDNQSESHLTQLINIQNTPNIIKATALFYLGSINSQTSLKTITSCLNHKDAQVRYRALRSLSIFAPSDWIQNVGPLLSDKVRAVRIAAADLFVGLPKDQIPSQYVTAFETANKELVSYLHYQTDFSVGNIMLADYYLKIQDYVNAESFYLKGLKKDDKMNYALLNLSSLYNAVGKNDASLHVLQKALKNDPKNDRIYYNLALLYNETNNSTAAETAFANAVALKSQNPRVYYNYGLMLNAKKNFKAAETILQKGIAISPNTPDLYYALTFVYIQSDNKTKAQQTAIKLKQLDPNNPNYQGLFQNLGL; this is translated from the coding sequence ATGCTCAAAAAATCTTCAATTGTCATATCAATCCTTATTATCCTATTTGTAATATTTAGAGTTTTTATTGTTGATAGCTGCAGTTCAAAAGATACCGAATACACCGAAACGCTTTCTGCCAACAATGCCTATGTTGGGGATAAATCCTGCGTAAAATGCCACTCGACCGAACACCATCTATGGAAAGAATCTGACCATTATATGTCGATGCTTCCCGCCAATGACTCAACTGTAAAAGGAGATTTTAACGATGTGACTTTCACCGCAGATGGTATCACCAGCAAATTTCACAAAAAAGGTTCTAAATTTTTCATCAATACCGAAGGAAGTGACGGCAAGAATCATGATTTTGAGATAAAATATATTTTTGGACACAAACCTTTGCAACAATATTTAGTTCAATTTCCAGGTGGAAGATTGCAAGTGCCACGCCTGAGTTGGGATGTCAATAAAAAGAAATGGTTTAATCAATATGCCGGACAAAAAATTGCTTCACACGATTGGCTGCATTGGACAGGAAATGCACAAAATTGGAATACGATGTGTGCCACCTGTCATTCGACTAACTTGCACAAAAACTATGACACCAAAACGGATACCTACAAAACAAGTTACAGCGTTATCAATGTAAGTTGCGAAAGTTGTCATGGCGCTGGTCAAAAACACCTAAATTACATAAACGGTTCCGATTATAAATCGGGAGATAAAGTAACTGGAAGTTTTATGAAATTGGGCAAAAATTCCGGTCAATTGGAACAAATCAATACTTGCGCTCCTTGTCATGCGCGTATCTCCGAAATAAGTCCAAAACATATCGACAGCAAGGAAATAATGGACAATTATATTCCGCAAATTCCCGACACAGAATTTTTCCATGCCGATGGGCAGGTTGATGACGAAGATTACATTTATACTTCTTTTTTGCAAAGCAAAATGTACAGCAAAGGAGTAAAATGCAGCAATTGTCACAATCCTCACAGTATCAAACTGAAAAAAATTGACAATCAAACCTGTTTGCAATGTCATATCCAAAAAAAATATGACACACCAAAACATACTTTTCATACAATAGGCTCAAATGGTGCGCTTTGCGTAAACTGTCATATGCCAGGTAAATTGTACATGGGGAATGATTTGCGACACGACCATAGTTTTAGGGTTCCTCGCCCCGATCTTTCGGTCAAATACGGAACTCCAAATGCTTGCAGTAATTGCCATAAGGATAAATCCGAAAAAACTTTGGCCGATGCCGTAATCAAATGGTATGGTCCGAACCGAAAGTATCATTTTGCCGATGATTTGATTCCTGGCAGCCGATTGGACAACCAGAGCGAATCTCATTTAACCCAATTAATCAATATCCAAAACACTCCAAATATCATCAAAGCCACAGCTTTATTCTATTTGGGAAGCATAAATTCACAAACAAGTTTAAAAACGATAACGTCTTGCTTAAACCATAAAGATGCTCAAGTACGATACAGAGCTTTACGCAGTTTGTCTATTTTTGCGCCAAGCGATTGGATTCAAAATGTTGGACCATTATTATCAGACAAAGTGAGGGCTGTTCGTATCGCCGCCGCTGATCTTTTTGTTGGATTACCAAAAGATCAGATTCCAAGTCAATACGTAACCGCTTTTGAAACTGCGAATAAAGAATTAGTCAGCTATCTTCATTATCAAACTGACTTTTCGGTGGGAAATATAATGCTTGCGGATTATTATTTAAAAATTCAGGATTATGTCAATGCCGAATCTTTTTACCTGAAAGGACTAAAAAAAGACGATAAAATGAATTATGCGCTGCTTAATTTGTCTTCACTTTATAATGCTGTAGGTAAAAATGATGCGTCGTTACACGTTTTGCAAAAAGCGTTGAAAAACGACCCTAAAAATGACCGAATTTATTACAATTTGGCTTTGCTTTACAATGAAACGAATAATTCGACAGCAGCCGAAACCGCATTTGCCAATGCTGTTGCTTTAAAATCACAAAATCCAAGAGTGTATTACAATTATGGATTAATGCTAAACGCCAAGAAAAATTTTAAAGCAGCCGAAACGATTTTGCAAAAAGGAATCGCGATAAGCCCCAACACACCCGATTTGTATTATGCACTAACTTTTGTCTATATCCAAAGTGATAACAAAACAAAAGCACAACAAACAGCTATTAAACTAAAACAATTGGATCCAAATAATCCAAATTATCAGGGCTTATTTCAGAATTTAGGATTGTAA
- a CDS encoding PAS domain S-box protein, with amino-acid sequence MKETLPSVEELLQKIKKQEHKISLLQKKIDSIANFEFFTRESSDFICVTDLNIYLKEFNLVFIKKLGYSKRELLVNSYTKLFYPDDLKKSQEALQKLLEGSTSVTFENRIVTKKGELLSVQWTSIINPERNLIYSIGRDITEIRNIQEQLIFSENLLNEAQKIAKIGSWEFNLKTKELVWSKELYSIFEIPLGTKEKLYEQYLSFFSKEDQEILSDKINESVKTKLPYEINHKLNFPDNRFKWVFGTGVPIENEKGEIVMLRGVAQDITEKKRIENEIFAKEKEFQAIKEKEREQQSNAKFRNYIENAPDGVMVVDNQGNFLEVNPAATKIAGYSKKKLFKKTFWEIVPFHSLNKIETLFGTLSLKTVSNEVIEFVNKRGFLRYWSIDAVKLHEKQILLFVKDITERIQSIEALKEKEMFLRETQSIARLGSYSINLQTKKWTRTDILNTILGIDSDFDLNEETWSDLVHPDWREPLENYFQEEVITKRKPFNKEYKITRANDKTERWLHGIGSLKCDKDNNPAIIVGTIRDITDRKLLELELINAKEKAEENEKDLYIKYVEYEEINEELKETNRELKKAKIQAEEANKAKSDFLSNMSHEIRTPLNGIVGFTDLLMKTNLDKNQLEYMSTINVSANSLMEIINDILDFSKIESGKLELHIEDTDLFELLHQVIDLFKYQANLKNIALSLNIDKDVPQYIAADSIRLKQILVNLMSNALKFTSFGHIHLDVELVKDATKNVTLKFSVKDTGIGIKQYNQKKIFNSFVQEESATSKKFGGTGLGLTISNLLLELMCSNLQLKSKYGDGSDFYFSIKFKKANPTKDAFVELTPPKEIKKIEYANNREALRILIVEDNKINMFLTKTLVKRIVPNAIILEATDGKLAIEQLEMNNPDLILMDIQMPIKNGYEATIEIRNHKGCDKIPIIALTAGIMVGEKDKCLEFGMNDYVSKPIIEDDLNFIFRKWLPQKQVN; translated from the coding sequence ATGAAAGAAACTTTACCATCAGTTGAAGAATTGTTACAAAAAATCAAGAAACAAGAGCATAAGATTTCTTTATTGCAAAAGAAAATAGATTCGATTGCTAATTTTGAATTTTTCACCAGAGAGTCCTCAGATTTTATTTGCGTCACCGATTTGAATATATATTTGAAGGAATTTAATCTTGTATTTATAAAAAAATTGGGGTACTCCAAAAGAGAATTATTGGTCAATAGTTATACTAAATTATTCTACCCAGACGATCTTAAAAAATCACAAGAAGCTCTTCAAAAACTATTGGAAGGAAGTACTTCAGTCACCTTTGAAAATCGGATTGTTACTAAAAAAGGGGAACTTTTGTCTGTACAATGGACATCCATTATCAATCCTGAACGCAATCTGATTTATTCCATCGGGAGAGATATTACAGAAATCAGAAATATTCAGGAACAGCTAATTTTCAGTGAGAATTTATTGAACGAAGCCCAAAAAATAGCAAAAATAGGCAGTTGGGAATTTAACTTGAAAACGAAGGAATTGGTTTGGTCCAAAGAGTTGTATTCTATTTTTGAAATACCCCTTGGAACCAAAGAAAAATTATATGAACAATATCTGAGTTTTTTTTCAAAGGAAGATCAGGAGATTTTGAGTGACAAAATAAATGAATCGGTAAAGACCAAATTACCTTATGAAATCAATCACAAACTGAATTTTCCAGATAATCGTTTTAAATGGGTTTTTGGCACGGGAGTTCCTATTGAAAATGAAAAAGGGGAAATTGTTATGTTGAGAGGAGTTGCCCAGGATATTACCGAAAAAAAAAGGATTGAGAATGAAATTTTTGCAAAGGAAAAAGAATTTCAAGCTATCAAAGAAAAGGAAAGAGAGCAGCAAAGTAATGCTAAATTCCGCAACTACATAGAAAATGCACCAGATGGAGTAATGGTTGTAGACAATCAGGGAAATTTTTTGGAAGTAAATCCGGCGGCAACAAAAATTGCGGGTTATTCCAAAAAGAAACTGTTTAAAAAAACGTTTTGGGAAATTGTTCCATTCCATTCTTTGAATAAAATCGAAACTTTATTCGGAACGCTTTCTTTGAAAACAGTCTCAAATGAGGTCATTGAGTTTGTCAACAAAAGAGGATTTTTACGTTATTGGTCCATAGATGCCGTAAAATTACACGAAAAACAGATTTTATTATTCGTAAAAGATATTACAGAACGGATTCAGTCAATTGAGGCACTAAAAGAAAAAGAAATGTTCCTGAGGGAAACTCAAAGCATCGCTCGATTAGGATCTTACAGCATTAATCTGCAAACAAAAAAATGGACCAGAACAGATATTTTGAATACTATTTTGGGAATAGATTCCGACTTTGATTTGAATGAAGAAACCTGGTCGGATCTAGTCCATCCTGATTGGAGAGAACCTTTGGAAAACTATTTTCAAGAGGAAGTAATCACAAAAAGAAAACCTTTCAACAAAGAATATAAAATCACAAGAGCCAATGACAAGACGGAACGTTGGCTGCACGGAATAGGAAGTTTAAAATGCGATAAGGATAATAATCCTGCCATTATAGTGGGAACTATTCGAGATATAACTGATCGAAAACTACTGGAATTAGAATTGATAAATGCCAAAGAAAAAGCCGAAGAAAATGAAAAGGATTTGTATATTAAATATGTTGAATATGAAGAGATTAATGAGGAGTTAAAAGAAACCAACCGGGAACTTAAAAAAGCCAAAATTCAGGCAGAGGAAGCCAATAAGGCCAAGTCGGACTTTTTGTCTAATATGAGTCACGAAATCAGAACGCCATTAAACGGAATTGTTGGTTTTACTGATTTGTTGATGAAAACCAATCTGGATAAAAACCAGTTGGAATATATGTCTACCATTAATGTTTCTGCCAATTCTTTGATGGAAATCATCAATGATATTTTGGATTTCTCCAAAATTGAATCCGGAAAATTAGAGTTGCACATAGAGGATACAGATCTTTTTGAGTTGCTGCATCAGGTTATTGATTTGTTTAAATATCAGGCCAATTTGAAAAATATTGCTTTATCCCTGAATATAGATAAAGACGTACCTCAATATATAGCGGCTGATTCGATTCGATTGAAACAAATATTGGTGAATTTAATGAGTAATGCTTTAAAATTCACTTCGTTCGGACATATTCATTTGGATGTTGAATTGGTGAAAGATGCCACGAAAAATGTAACCCTGAAATTCTCTGTAAAAGATACCGGAATTGGAATTAAACAATACAATCAAAAGAAAATTTTCAATTCCTTTGTTCAGGAAGAAAGTGCTACTTCAAAAAAATTCGGAGGTACAGGTTTGGGGTTGACCATTTCCAATTTGCTGCTTGAATTGATGTGTAGTAATCTACAATTGAAGAGTAAATACGGAGATGGTAGTGACTTTTATTTTTCCATCAAATTTAAAAAAGCAAACCCAACAAAAGATGCCTTTGTCGAGTTGACGCCACCTAAAGAAATAAAAAAGATAGAGTACGCAAACAATAGAGAAGCACTACGCATTTTGATTGTAGAAGACAATAAAATCAATATGTTTTTGACCAAAACCTTGGTAAAACGTATCGTTCCAAATGCCATTATTCTGGAGGCTACAGACGGGAAATTAGCAATTGAGCAATTGGAAATGAATAATCCGGATTTGATTTTAATGGATATTCAGATGCCAATAAAAAATGGATATGAAGCCACAATCGAAATTAGAAACCATAAAGGTTGCGACAAAATTCCGATCATTGCCTTAACCGCAGGAATAATGGTTGGTGAAAAAGATAAATGCCTCGAGTTTGGTATGAATGATTATGTTTCCAAACCAATAATCGAGGATGATTTGAATTTTATTTTCCGAAAATGGCTGCCTCAGAAACAAGTTAATTAG
- a CDS encoding PAS domain-containing protein, which translates to MGKPKKEFTYEELLRKVKEQEQLIKELNEEKNTVTNFEYFVKESPDLICVADRDAYFKIVNNGFTKALGYSKEELLSRPSFDFVHPDDLEKSLEEFKKLTQNCPIIDFENRYIKKNGETVFLQWKANLNATNSLIYGIARDVTEIRKTQEKLLSSEKSLNEAQKIAKIGSWDFNLITQELNWSNELYEIFEIENKPADPDLYAKYLSSFLPEDAEILNANVLNTVSKKTPYEMEHRIILKNQKMKWVFCTGVPVLDNNNNVVALKGVVQDITQKKLIDDTIKAKEKAEAANKAKSDFLANMTHEIRTPLNGIVGFTDLLLKTKFDNDQLEYLKTVNESANTLMEIINNILDFSKIESGKLELNFEEIDLFQLLNQIINLFKYEANHKKIELLLEIDPNVPKYIKADSFRLKQILVNLLSNAMKFTFSGSIRLRVNHVEDEDLFSKIKFSVIDTGIGIKDNNQKKIFQSFIQADNTTTRKYGGTGLGLAISSQLLTLKNSELKLISTYGQGSEFFFIATFEKVINKAPYLEENNDLVLDNVLRSSNSLSDSKILIVEDNKINMLLAKTLLRKVIKDCKLIEATNGFDAVVLAEENMPDLILMDIQMPVQNGYDATLEIRKKEKIKHIPVIALTAGVLNGEKEKCIEYGMSDYLTKPIVQLELEKVLLKWLKN; encoded by the coding sequence ATGGGAAAACCAAAAAAGGAGTTTACTTATGAAGAATTACTCCGAAAAGTAAAGGAACAGGAACAACTCATAAAGGAGTTAAATGAAGAAAAAAATACCGTTACCAATTTTGAGTATTTTGTAAAAGAGTCTCCGGATTTAATATGTGTTGCCGATAGAGATGCCTATTTCAAAATAGTCAATAATGGTTTTACCAAAGCTTTGGGTTATTCAAAAGAGGAATTGCTTTCCAGACCTTCTTTTGACTTTGTGCATCCCGATGATTTGGAAAAATCTTTGGAGGAATTCAAAAAATTAACTCAAAATTGCCCAATCATTGATTTTGAAAATCGATATATAAAGAAAAACGGTGAAACGGTTTTTTTGCAATGGAAAGCTAATTTGAATGCTACTAATAGTTTAATCTACGGAATTGCCCGTGATGTTACCGAAATCAGAAAAACACAGGAAAAACTTTTGTCCAGTGAAAAATCACTCAATGAGGCACAAAAGATAGCAAAGATTGGAAGTTGGGATTTTAATTTGATTACCCAGGAATTAAATTGGTCCAACGAATTATACGAAATATTCGAAATCGAGAATAAGCCTGCTGATCCTGATTTATATGCCAAATACTTATCCAGTTTTTTGCCCGAAGATGCAGAGATATTGAATGCAAATGTTTTGAATACGGTTTCCAAAAAGACTCCTTATGAAATGGAGCATCGAATAATTTTGAAAAATCAAAAGATGAAATGGGTATTTTGTACGGGAGTCCCGGTTTTGGATAATAACAATAATGTTGTTGCTTTAAAAGGTGTGGTACAGGATATTACGCAAAAAAAGTTAATTGACGACACTATAAAAGCTAAAGAAAAAGCAGAAGCCGCAAATAAAGCAAAATCTGATTTTCTTGCAAATATGACTCACGAAATTCGGACACCGCTTAACGGAATTGTTGGTTTTACAGATTTATTGCTGAAAACAAAATTTGATAATGACCAATTGGAATACCTCAAAACCGTCAATGAATCTGCCAATACTTTGATGGAAATCATCAATAATATTCTTGATTTTTCGAAAATCGAATCCGGAAAACTAGAGCTTAATTTTGAAGAAATAGACCTTTTTCAATTACTGAATCAAATTATTAATTTATTCAAATACGAAGCAAATCACAAAAAAATTGAGTTACTCCTTGAAATTGACCCGAATGTGCCAAAATACATCAAAGCTGATTCCTTTCGTTTAAAACAAATATTGGTCAATTTGTTGAGTAATGCGATGAAATTTACTTTCTCAGGTTCCATCAGATTGAGAGTGAATCATGTTGAAGATGAAGATTTATTTTCGAAAATTAAATTTTCTGTCATAGATACAGGTATTGGAATTAAAGACAATAATCAGAAGAAAATTTTTCAATCCTTTATTCAGGCGGATAATACCACCACTAGAAAGTACGGAGGAACCGGTTTGGGATTGGCAATTTCGAGTCAGCTCTTGACACTAAAAAATAGTGAATTGAAATTAATCAGTACTTATGGTCAGGGAAGTGAATTCTTTTTTATAGCAACTTTTGAGAAAGTAATAAATAAAGCTCCTTATTTGGAAGAGAATAACGATTTGGTTTTAGATAATGTATTACGGTCTTCAAATTCATTATCTGATTCAAAGATTTTAATTGTTGAGGATAACAAAATAAATATGCTTTTGGCCAAAACCCTGCTCCGTAAAGTTATCAAGGATTGTAAACTGATTGAAGCCACCAATGGTTTTGATGCTGTAGTTTTGGCAGAAGAAAACATGCCCGATTTGATTTTGATGGATATTCAGATGCCTGTACAAAATGGTTATGACGCTACTTTGGAAATCCGAAAAAAAGAAAAAATCAAACACATTCCGGTCATTGCCCTCACTGCGGGGGTTTTGAATGGTGAAAAAGAAAAGTGCATAGAATACGGAATGTCTGATTATCTTACAAAGCCAATTGTACAATTAGAGCTCGAGAAAGTACTTTTAAAATGGCTGAAAAATTAA
- a CDS encoding MarR family winged helix-turn-helix transcriptional regulator has translation MKIEEELKSKVDYNKSTRVVLNLMYTQNVITERFNEIIKSYDISGEQYNVLRILRGQKGCPANMCIIQERMLARTSNTTRLVDKLLLKDLVTRNVCPDNRRKIEVLITQKGMDLLTELDPKVKEHEEFFAKNLTEEELIQLNTLLEKYRTK, from the coding sequence ATGAAAATAGAAGAGGAGTTAAAAAGCAAAGTTGATTATAATAAATCGACAAGAGTGGTTTTGAATCTAATGTACACACAAAATGTCATCACAGAACGTTTTAATGAAATCATTAAATCCTATGACATTTCTGGAGAACAATATAATGTATTACGGATTTTGAGAGGACAAAAAGGATGCCCTGCTAATATGTGCATCATTCAGGAACGAATGCTTGCGAGAACAAGCAACACGACAAGACTAGTCGATAAATTATTACTGAAAGATTTGGTTACACGAAATGTCTGTCCTGATAATCGAAGAAAAATAGAAGTATTAATCACTCAAAAAGGAATGGATTTATTGACAGAACTGGATCCGAAAGTAAAAGAGCATGAAGAATTCTTTGCCAAAAATCTGACCGAAGAAGAATTAATACAATTGAATACTTTACTAGAAAAATATCGAACTAAATAA
- a CDS encoding NAD(P)H-dependent oxidoreductase: MSNFLNNQNWRYATKKFDATKKISAEDLNTLKEAIRMSSSSYGLQPYKVFIIENPELRAKIQPAAWGQSQIVEASHLFIFANDTNIGDTEIDEFLKTISVTRETPIESLAGYGDFMKSKISTLEPAVKNVWTSKQTYLALGNLLNAAAELKIDVTPMEGFIPAQVNEILGFDKLNLNTSLIATVGYRHEEDATQHYKKVRKSKEDLFITL; encoded by the coding sequence ATGAGCAATTTTTTAAATAATCAAAACTGGAGATATGCAACAAAGAAATTTGATGCGACCAAAAAAATTTCTGCCGAAGATTTAAATACTTTAAAAGAAGCCATCCGTATGAGTTCATCCTCTTATGGTTTACAACCTTACAAAGTTTTCATAATTGAAAACCCAGAATTAAGAGCAAAAATACAGCCAGCTGCCTGGGGACAATCTCAAATAGTAGAGGCATCGCATTTATTTATTTTTGCCAACGACACCAATATTGGTGATACTGAAATCGATGAATTCTTGAAAACAATAAGTGTAACTAGAGAAACTCCTATTGAATCACTGGCAGGTTATGGTGATTTTATGAAATCAAAAATTTCGACTTTGGAACCTGCAGTAAAAAACGTTTGGACTTCAAAACAAACTTATTTGGCACTTGGAAACTTGCTAAACGCTGCTGCCGAACTTAAAATTGATGTTACTCCAATGGAAGGATTTATACCTGCGCAGGTAAATGAAATATTAGGATTTGACAAACTAAACCTTAATACATCACTTATTGCTACAGTTGGTTACCGTCACGAAGAAGATGCTACACAACACTACAAAAAAGTAAGAAAATCAAAAGAAGACTTATTTATTACATTATAA
- a CDS encoding YceI family protein, translating into MKNLKTIALAFAVALTTLTVSAQTKKVDVSKSTINWVGKKVTGQHSGTVALKSGSLVFKKNKLTGGSFIVDMPTLTSTDLTGEYLGKLNGHLKADDFFGTDKYPTSTLVFKTIAPKGNNVYTVTADLTIKAKTNPVTFDITVNGDTATTAFKVDRTKYDIKYGSKSFFEGLGDKTIYDDFDLAVNLKF; encoded by the coding sequence ATGAAAAATTTAAAAACAATTGCCTTAGCATTCGCAGTAGCTTTAACTACATTAACAGTATCAGCTCAAACTAAAAAAGTAGATGTTTCAAAAAGTACCATCAACTGGGTTGGAAAAAAAGTAACAGGTCAACATTCTGGAACTGTAGCTTTAAAAAGCGGTTCTTTGGTTTTCAAAAAAAATAAATTAACTGGAGGTTCTTTCATAGTTGATATGCCAACTCTTACTTCTACAGATTTAACTGGAGAATACCTAGGTAAATTAAACGGTCACTTGAAAGCTGATGATTTCTTTGGAACTGACAAATATCCAACGTCTACTTTAGTTTTCAAAACTATCGCGCCAAAAGGAAATAACGTATATACTGTAACTGCCGATTTGACTATCAAAGCAAAAACAAATCCTGTTACTTTTGATATCACTGTAAACGGAGATACTGCAACTACAGCATTCAAAGTAGACAGAACAAAATATGATATCAAATATGGTTCAAAAAGTTTCTTCGAAGGATTGGGAGACAAAACTATCTATGATGATTTTGACTTAGCAGTAAACTTGAAATTTTAA
- a CDS encoding YceI family protein produces MRSLKSFCLVLLVLFSFTKGISQTYKIDVSKSIIKWEGKKITGQHEGTINFKEGFLIFKNKKVTGGSFIADMKTLSNNDQTGSSKAKLEGHLKSEDFFSVDNFTTSTLVFKSIASKGPNTYLINADLTIKGITNNVQFDLVVNGNKATASLQIDRTKYDIKYGSGSYFDDLGDKTIYDDFELNVVLAY; encoded by the coding sequence ATGAGAAGCTTAAAATCTTTTTGCCTTGTTTTATTGGTTCTTTTTTCCTTTACTAAAGGAATTTCACAAACCTACAAAATTGATGTTTCCAAAAGCATCATCAAATGGGAAGGAAAAAAAATAACAGGCCAGCACGAAGGAACAATTAACTTCAAGGAAGGCTTTCTTATTTTCAAAAACAAAAAAGTAACGGGTGGTAGTTTTATTGCCGATATGAAAACCTTATCAAATAATGACCAAACAGGAAGTTCCAAAGCAAAATTGGAAGGCCATTTAAAATCCGAAGATTTTTTTAGTGTCGATAATTTTACAACTTCTACTTTGGTTTTTAAAAGCATTGCAAGCAAAGGTCCTAATACCTACCTCATCAACGCCGATTTGACAATTAAGGGAATTACAAACAACGTTCAGTTTGATTTGGTTGTAAATGGAAACAAAGCCACAGCCAGTTTGCAAATCGACCGTACCAAATATGATATTAAATACGGTTCCGGAAGTTATTTCGATGATTTAGGCGACAAAACAATTTATGATGATTTTGAGTTAAACGTGGTTTTAGCTTACTAA
- a CDS encoding anthranilate synthase component I family protein, producing MTTYKLQTNYKQILADTITPVSVYFKIRDKFANSLLLESSDYHANDNSFSYICCNPIASIKIENEIISKNYPDGTLETIAIDANTNIPEIIQTFSGQFKSDKTDFKFINNGLFGYISYDAVRYFEKVNISKKENSNTIPDVYYAVYQNIIAINHFKNEAYIFSHSVDGKNNISEIEQLLQSRNIASYKFSKEGEGFSNLTDEEFKHNVALAKKHCFRGDVFQLVLSRRFTQGFKGDEFNVYRALRSINPSPYLFFFDYGDFKIFGSSPEAQIIVKNRKAEIHPIAGTFRRTGDDEKDAVLAKKLSEDKKENSEHVMLVDLARNDLSRHGHGVQVEKYREVQFFSHVIHLVSKVTGHLHEKATTMQVVADTFPAGTLSGAPKHRAMQLIEDYEKTNRNFYGGAIGFMDFEGNFNHAIMIRTFLSKNHQLHCQAGAGIVASSDEESEMQEVYNKLLALNKALDLAETI from the coding sequence ATGACAACTTATAAACTACAGACCAATTACAAACAAATACTCGCGGATACCATTACACCAGTGAGCGTTTATTTTAAAATCCGAGACAAATTTGCAAATAGTCTGCTATTAGAAAGTAGCGATTATCACGCCAATGACAACAGCTTTTCGTATATCTGCTGCAATCCGATTGCTTCAATTAAAATAGAAAATGAAATTATTTCTAAAAACTATCCGGACGGAACATTGGAAACAATTGCAATTGATGCAAACACCAATATTCCAGAAATTATTCAAACCTTTTCCGGACAGTTCAAATCTGATAAAACCGATTTCAAATTCATCAATAACGGATTATTTGGTTACATTTCGTATGATGCCGTTCGTTATTTCGAAAAAGTAAACATTTCCAAAAAAGAAAATAGCAATACCATTCCAGATGTGTATTATGCGGTTTACCAAAACATAATCGCTATCAACCATTTCAAAAACGAAGCTTATATTTTCAGCCACAGTGTAGATGGAAAAAATAATATCTCAGAAATTGAACAACTATTGCAGTCCAGAAACATTGCTTCTTATAAATTTTCAAAAGAGGGAGAAGGTTTCTCCAATCTTACCGATGAAGAATTTAAACATAATGTGGCTTTAGCCAAAAAACATTGCTTCCGTGGTGATGTGTTCCAATTGGTTTTATCCAGAAGGTTTACCCAAGGTTTCAAAGGCGATGAATTCAATGTTTACAGAGCCTTAAGAAGCATTAACCCATCTCCTTACCTGTTCTTTTTTGATTATGGTGATTTCAAAATATTTGGTTCTTCACCCGAAGCCCAGATTATCGTCAAAAACCGAAAAGCCGAAATCCACCCGATTGCCGGAACTTTCAGAAGAACCGGTGATGATGAAAAAGATGCTGTTTTGGCTAAAAAATTATCCGAAGATAAAAAAGAAAACAGTGAACACGTAATGTTGGTCGATTTGGCCCGAAACGATTTAAGTCGTCACGGTCATGGCGTTCAGGTTGAGAAATACAGGGAAGTTCAATTCTTTTCTCACGTAATCCATTTAGTTTCCAAAGTAACAGGACATTTGCACGAAAAAGCCACTACCATGCAAGTTGTTGCTGATACTTTTCCAGCAGGAACATTGAGCGGAGCTCCAAAACACCGAGCCATGCAATTAATCGAAGATTACGAAAAAACAAACCGTAATTTTTATGGCGGCGCTATCGGTTTTATGGATTTTGAAGGTAATTTTAATCACGCGATTATGATTCGAACATTCCTGAGCAAAAACCACCAATTGCATTGTCAAGCCGGAGCCGGTATCGTAGCCAGTTCTGACGAAGAAAGCGAAATGCAGGAAGTTTACAATAAATTACTAGCGCTCAATAAAGCATTGGATTTAGCAGAGACAATTTAA